In Populus trichocarpa isolate Nisqually-1 chromosome 7, P.trichocarpa_v4.1, whole genome shotgun sequence, the following proteins share a genomic window:
- the LOC7473174 gene encoding uncharacterized protein LOC7473174 isoform X1, whose translation MYLIRRQPHTQQENDPSERDAKVCELRAALGPLSGRSLQYCTDSCLRRYLEARNWNVDKAKKMLEETIKWRATFKPEEIRWHEVAHEGVTGKISRANFHDRSGRTVLIMRPGMQTTKCTEDNVRYMVYLLENGILNLADGQEQMSWLIDFTGWSLSTNIPIKTSRDCINVLQNHYPQRLAIAFLYNPPRIFEAFWKAVRYFLDPITFKKVKFAYPKKKESSELMQSYFDIENLPSEFGGKASLEYDHEEFSRLMVEDDERTAKFWGSDEKSRDNIADHDHLAQMTPVPAPLAITAS comes from the exons ATGTATCTTATAAGAAGGCAGCCACATACTCAGCAGGAGAATGACCCTTCAGAACGAGATGCAAAG GTTTGTGAGCTCAGGGCTGCTCTTGGACCTCTATCTGGTCGTAGTTTACAGTACTGCACTGATTCATGCTTGAGAAGGTATTTGGAAGCTCGGAACTGGAATGTTGACAAGGCAAAGAAAATGCTGGAAGAGACGATTAAGTGGAGAGCAACTTTCAAGCCTGAAGAAATCCGCTGG CATGAAGTAGCACATGAAGGCGTGACAGGGAAAATCTCCAGAGCAAATTTTCATGATCGTTCCGGGAGGACTGTGCTTATAATGAGGCCAGGGATGCAG ACCACAAAATGTACTGAAGACAATGTCCGCTACATGGTCTATCTTTTAGAAAATGGAATCCTTAACCTTGCTGATGGTCAAGAACAAATGTCATGGTTGATAGACTTCACTGGATGGTCCTTGAGCACCAATATTCCCATCAAAACTAGCCGTGATTGCATTAATGTTTTGCAAAACCATTATCCCCAAAGGCTGGCCATTGCATTTCTTTATAATCCTCCAAGAATTTTCGAGGCGTTCTGGAAG GCTGTCAGGTACTTCTTGGATCCAATAACATTCAAGAAGGTGAAGTTTGCTtacccaaaaaagaaagaaagttcgGAGCTCATGCAGTCTTACTTTGATATTGAAAATCTTCCAAGTGAATTTGGGGGAAAAGCCTCACTCGAGTATGACCATGAGGAGTTCTCACGGTTGATGGTCGAGGATGACGAAAGAACTGCCAAGTTCTGGGGATCTGATGAAAAGTCGAGAGACAATATTGCTGATCATGACCATTTAGCTCAGATGACACCAGTGCCAGCGCCTCTTGCAATAACAGCTAGCTAA